Proteins encoded in a region of the Vicia villosa cultivar HV-30 ecotype Madison, WI linkage group LG5, Vvil1.0, whole genome shotgun sequence genome:
- the LOC131602731 gene encoding cytochrome P450 736A117-like, whose product MFTFLQTSLSHANFYSPFSMFFFTIFSLLLSFFFIIKYWYFSNNSSATTKNSPPSPPRFPLLGNLHQLGLFPHRTLQTLSHKYGPLMLLYFGKVPVLVVSSADAARKVMKTHDLVFCDRPQIKIFDILLYGSKDVASCAYGEYWRQVRSLCVLHVLSNKRVQSYHRVREEETSRMMEHIKKHSSSSSSLLNLSELCSMVTSDIVCRVALGKRYREGRVKKFQQVLVEFMELLGTVCIGDYIPWLDWLGKVNGFYRKAERVAKHLDEFIEEVIEDHIRRRSDEDVGVDDNDFVDVLLSVQNTNAIGFPVDRTTIKALTLDMFAGGTDTTSTVLDWTMTELLRHKSVMHKLQDEVRTMVGNKTHVSEEDLVKMNYLKAVIKETLRLHLPVPLLLPRRCMEHIKLDGYDIVAGTQVIINAWAIARDPSSWDEPLEFKPERFMNSSIDFKGMDFELIPFGAGRRGCPGVSFGIAVIELVLANLVFQFDWKLPDGVEGKDLDMSETFGITCHRKYPLLAVATKHEKK is encoded by the exons ATGTTCACCTTTCTACAAACTTCTCTTTCACATGCAAACTTCTATTCACCATTCTCTATGTTTTTCTTCACTATCTTTTCACTCTTACtctcttttttcttcataatcaAATATTGGTATTTTTCCAACAATTCTTCTGCCACCACAAAAAACTCACCACCATCACCTCCAAGATTTCCACTACTCGGTAATCTTCATCAACTTGGCTTATTCCCTCACCGTACACTCCAAACATTATCTCACAAATATGGCCCTTTAATGCTTCTTTATTTTGGCAAGGTTCCAGTACTTGTGGTTTCTTCTGCTGATGCAGCAAGAAAAGTAATGAAAACTCACGATTTGGTTTTCTGTGATAGGCCACAAATTAAAATCTTTGATATCCTTTTATACGGTTCCAAAGATGTGGCAAGCTGTGCATATGGTGAGTATTGGAGACAAGTAAGGAGTCTCTGTGTGTTACACGTTCTGAGTAATAAAAGGGTTCAATCTTATCATCGTGTTAGAGAGGAAGAAACTTCAAGAATGATGGAACATATTAAGAaacattcttcttcttcatcctcgcTGTTGAACTTATCTGAGTTGTGTTCTATGGTTACTAGTGATATAGTATGTAGGGTGGCTCTGGGAAAGAGATACCGTGAAGGAAGAGTGAAGAAATTTCAGCAAGTGTTGGTGGAGTTTATGGAATTATTGGGTACTGTATGTATAGGAGACTACATACCTTGGCTTGATTGGTTGGGAAAAGTTAATGGATTTTATAGAAAAGCAGAAAGAGTAGCCAAACATTTGGATGAGTTTATAGAAGAAGTGATTGAGGATCACATTCGTCGTAGATCTGATGAAGATGTTGGTGTTGATGATAATGATTTTGTGGATGTTTTGCTTTCAGTACAAAACACTAACGCTATTGGCTTCCCAGTTGATAGAACTACAATAAAAGCTTTGACACTT GACATGTTTGCTGGAGGTACTGACACTACTTCCACAGTACTAGATTGGACAATGACAGAACTGTTAAGACACAAAAGTGTGATGCATAAATTGCAAGATGAGGTGAGAACTATGGTTGGTAACAAAACTCATGTATCTGAAGAAGATTTGGTTAAGATGAACTACTTGAAGGCAGTGATCAAAGAAACACTTCGCCTGCATCTACCAGTTCCGTTATTACTCCCTCGGAGATGTATGGAACATATCAAACTAGATGGCTATGACATTGTGGCTGGAACACAGGTAATAATCAATGCCTGGGCTATTGCAAGAGACCCGTCAAGTTGGGATGAACCTCTAGAGTTTAAACCAGAAAGGTTTATGAATAGTTCAATAGATTTTAAAGGAATGGATTTTGAGCTTATTCCATTTGGAGCTGGAAGGAGGGGTTGTCCTGGAGTGTCATTTGGTATTGCTGTGATTGAATTGGTGCTAGCAAACCTTGTTTTccaatttgattggaaattgccTGATGGAGTAGAAGGGAAGGATTTGGACATGTCTGAAACTTTTGGCATTACCTGCCATAGAAAATACCCTCTCCTTGCAGTAGCTACCAAACAtgagaaaaaatga